From Peromyscus maniculatus bairdii isolate BWxNUB_F1_BW_parent chromosome 8, HU_Pman_BW_mat_3.1, whole genome shotgun sequence, a single genomic window includes:
- the LOC107401414 gene encoding prostatic spermine-binding protein-like — MLLLLTLALLAGATCRAQNVLGNNRGTYFYIVDEGKGEIKSIRIFYTAARRLKGIQLQFQNQWSDIKGGRSSRFEEFLMNDDEYVIKVLGSVGLCMNSLTFITNKGTEFSFGKKKGRPIAESGGPDKHLQTINGVYSDMCLQGIGFKWTDNKLMRPGEPVPIPGTAKGKEDSKDKKKDEQKQEEEEDDDDDDDDDVDDVHNNFEEWKDEKK; from the exons ATGCTGCTGTTGCTGACCTTGGCTCTCCTTGCTGGTGCCACCTGCAGAGCCCAGA ATGTACTGGGCAATAATAGAGGCACCTATTTCTACATTGTTgatgaagggaagggggaaatcaAGTCCATTCGGATCTTCTATACAGCAGCAAGACGCCTCAAGGG CATCCAGCTGCAGTTTCAAAATCAATGGAGTGATATCAAAGGAGGCCGATCAAGCCGTTTTGAAGAGTTTCTGATGAATGATGACGAGTATGTAATAAAGGTTCTTGGTAGTGTGGGACTCTGCATGAACTCTCTGACATTTATTACCAACAAGGGGACTGAGTTTTCCTTTGGTAAAAAAAAAGGACGTCCAATTGCAGAGAGTGGAGGTCCAGACAAACATCTACAGACTATCAATGGCGTATACTCAGACATGTGCCTCCAAGGGATAGGCTTTAAATGGACCGATAACAAACTGATGCGTCCTGGAGAACCAGTGCCCATCCCTGGCACTGCCAAAGGGAAGGAAGAtagcaaagacaaaaaaaaggatgaacaaaaacaagaagaagaagaagatgatgatgatgatgatgatgatgatgtcgaTGATGTTCATAACAATTTTGAGGAGTGGAAAGATGAGAAAAAGTAG
- the LOC102909486 gene encoding serine protease 30-like: MKSWARCILLLLLLLPGGRGDVLPTVCGRSRDAGKIVGGQDAQEGQWPWQVSLWIAGEGHICGGSLIHPGWVLTAAHCFRRSQNPSFYSVKVGGLTLSLLETPITLAAVRSIFVYPSYLWEDTSSGDIALVQLNTPLKSSQFTAVCLPEAQAPLTPGTLCWVTGWGSTQERDLSSVLQELAVPLLDSEECEKMYHIPESSLSGKRLIQADMLCAGFAEGQRDACQGDSGGPLVCVINSSWIQVGITSWGFGCARPYRPGVYTRVPAYVDWIQRTMAENPSDTCGCHSRASEAQPLLMLVLLVLALPGAM, translated from the exons ATGAAGTCCTGGGCAAGGTGCatccttctgctgctgctgctgctaccag gAGGACGAGGGGACGTGTTGCCCACAG TGTGTGGCCGTTCCAGAGATGCTGGGAAGATCGTGGGTGGCCAAGATGCTCAGGAAGGACAGTGGCCTTGGCAGGTCAGCCTGTGGATAGCTGGAGAGGGCCACATATGTGGGGGCTCCCTCATCCACCCAGGGTGGGTGCTCACAGCTGCCCACTGCTTCCGTAG GTCTCAGAATCCCAGCTTCTACAGTGTGAAGGTCGGAGGACTGACACTCTCCCTTCTGGAGACCCCCATAACCTTGGCGGCTGTGAGGAGCATCTTTGTGTACCCCAGCTACCTCTGGGAAGACACGTCTAGTGGAGATATCGCGTTGGTACAGCTGAACACTCCTCTGAAGTCCTCTCAGTTCACTGCTGTCTGCCTCCCAGAAGCCCAAGCGCCTCTCACCCCCGGGACTCTATGCTGGGTAACAGGCTGGGGGTCCACCCAAGAAAGAG ACCTGTCGAGTGTCCTCCAGGAGTTAGCCGTGCCTCTCTTGGACTCAGAGGAGTGTGAGAAGATGTACCACATCCCAGAGAGCAGCCTGTCAGGGAAGCGACTCATCCAGGCAGACATGCTCTGTGCAGGCTTTGCAGAGGGCCAGAGAGACGCTTGCCAG gGTGACTCTGGGGGACCACTGGTCTGTGTCATCAATAGTTCCTGGATCCAGGTTGGGATCACCAGCTGGGGATTTGGCTGTGCTCGGCCATACAGGCCTGGTGTCTACACTCGGGTGCCAGCTTATGTAGACTGGATTCAGAGAACCATGGCAGAAAATCCCTCTGACACCTGCGGATGCCACTCCAGAGCCTCCGAGGCTCAGCCACTATTGATGCTAGTCTTGCTGGTCTTAGCCTTGCCAGGGGCCATGTGA